The following nucleotide sequence is from Candidatus Polarisedimenticolaceae bacterium.
CAAGCAGAAGATCAGGCAGACCAGCCGCCAGAACATCTCAGATCCCACCGGACTCTAACTCGGATCGGACCAACGGTCGTCCGGCTCGTCGTACCTCCGGTTGATCTCTTCTGTCGCCGCTTCGCGGCGAGCGGCGCGGTAGCGCAACGTGACCTTCCAGAGGATCGCGCCATAGAGAAAAAGGAGGGGCCCCGAGGTCACGAGGCTGCGGGCGCCTGTCGAGATCGCGAGCAGGACAAAGATGACGAATGTCGGACCGAAGAGCAGCCACATGCCGACGACCACGATGCCGGATGGGCTGTGCGCGCCGCGTCGGAGCATCTCGCCTTGCGCGCGGATGATCGACAGGTGATCGAAGCTCGACGACGGGGCGAGGGACGCGCCGCACTCGGGGCATTGCTCGGTGTCGGACTCGTGAAGCGGGAAGAAGCACGTCGGGCAGACGAGCGAGCGCTCCGAGTCGGTCATCGCGCCGTCGGAAGCGCGACCCGGCTCAATCCGCGGGTGCCTCGCCTACGGCGCTCGGGATGTCGCCTCGCGATGCCTCGATTCATCCTTGTCGCCCGCGGATGACGTGCTCGGCGAGGCTGCCGGGCGGGACGGTCGACACATCGTACGAGGGAAACGTGACGGACGGCTTGTCGAGCAAGAACCCGTCGATGAGAGCGCGTACGAGGCGTCGCTCGTAGACCCAATCGTCCGCACCGTACTGCTCGGGGTCGCCGTTGACCCACGACTCGGCGACGAAGACGCCGTCTCCGTGCTTTCGGTGAGCCAGGCGCAGCCCGAAGATGAAGAATCGGGTCCAGCTCCGATGGAAACGCAGCCACCCGTCTTCGAAATAGATGAACCACTTGTCTTCCATGCCTCGGGGCACGAAAGCGCGAAGGAGCTGCTCTGTCTCCGCGGGCGTGAACGTCGCGTTGAAGCCGAGCGGGATGCGGCGCACGGGCGGCGGGAACAGCTTGACCCATTCGACGATCTCGGCGATCTCGGGGTTGTAAGGCGCCGTGAGACTCGCCTTGCGGCGTTGCCGATTCGATTCGGTGCGCATGCGTGCCGCCCTCGCTGGCTTCGACTTTAGCGCACGCGGCGGCCGGCGCCAGTGGATCAGAACAGCCGCTTCCCCCGCTCGCTCGCGTCGATGAGGCGGGCGAGGCGCTTCTCGCGCGTCTCTTCCCGCTTGGCTGTTGTGATCCAGTGCATGATCACCTTGCGATAGCCGGGCGGCGTTCCTTCGAAATGCGTCCACGCGGCGGCGTTGCTCTTGAAGAGGCGGCGCTCCGCGACGGTCAGGACGGCCATTCCCTTCTGTTCGTACGAGTACACGACCGACTTGCGGGCGGTGCGCTTCGCGAAGGCGGCGAGGCCGGCTTCGGCCATGCGGCCTTCCTTGTCCAGCGCCTTCGCCTTCGCGATGTTGATGGCGCTCCAGATCGAGCCGGGGCGCCGCTTCGAGAAGCGGATCGTGTAGGCGTCCTTGCCGAGCGACTTCCTCACACCGTCGATCCAGCCGAAGCAGAGCGCTTCGTCGACCGACTCGGACCACGTCATCGAGGGTTTCCCGCTTTTGACCTTGTGGAAGCCGACGAGGAGCTCGGGGGCGTTCGCGGCGTTTCGTGCGAGCCATTTGCGGAACGCCTGCGGCGTCGCGAAGTACTTCGGCGGGGCCGCGGTCACGGTTTGTATTCGGGCGCGGACGGGCTGTACGGCTTCGACGGGTCGACGCGCTTGCCGTCGACGCGCCATTCGCCGGGCTGGATCTCGTCGATCTTGGAGAGCATCCAGCCGCCTTTGGTGCGTGTCCAGGTCTCGCGCTGGCGCGCATCCGTCTCGACGGTGCGGAGCGCGCCGATCTTGTACTGGAGGCGCATCCAGTGTTGAAGGATGCGGACGGCGGCCTTGTTGCCGCGAAGCTCGATCCCCTCGATCGTGAAGGTGACGTCGATCGTCTTGATCACCTGTTGAAACGCCGCGCGCGTGTACTCGGCCGCCTTCTCGCGGTCCCACACCTCGCCGCTCGGCAGGTGAGCCGTGTAGTCGGCGGTGCGCATCGCGATCACCTTGTCGGGGCCGCGGTTCTCGAGGTAGATCGCGCGGAGGTCGGCGTAGCGCTTCTCGATCTCCGACTTCACGCGTTCGGCGTTGGACGCCGGAGCGGCCGCGAGCATGACCGGGAGCAGGAGTGCGAATCCTCGGAGGGCGGCCATCCCTCCGATCTTATCAATGCGGCGAGATCGCGACGCCGCGGTAGGAGTAGCGGGCCGGCGCCGTGGCCAGCACGGTGGCGGTCGGAGGGTGCACGAAATCATCGATGAACTTGACGAGCTCGACCGGCGCCGAGACCGTCGTCGCGAAGATGGCGATCGTTCCGTCGGGCATCTTCGCGGCGGCGAGATCACGAATGCCTGCCGTAATCCCGCTGTTGAACGTGGCGACCTGCGTCCACGCCGTGCCGTTCCACGTCCACTTCTGGATGCCGCCGCCCATCGCGAGCCCGCGGGAATCGGCCAGATACAGGGTGTCGATACCGGCGACGTTCGGATTGAGATCGAAGAAGGCGAACCCTTCGGGCTCGGAGTTCGTGAGGGACGGGAGCCCCGTCAGCGCGCCTGCGGATTGACCGGTCGTCGTCGGGAGCCCGGAGCCGACGGTGAAGACGTTCGTCGTGGGGCTCGACGGGGAGTCTGCGTAGAGCTGTCCGCCGTAGATGCCGACGGTGCGCACGTCGGTCGGACTCGAAAGGACCTGCGTGCCGCCGGCGGCGCCGAGGGTCGCGTACCAGATGCCGCCGGACGAGCCCGTGGAAGCCCCCGATACCCAGAACGTGGTCCCGTCGTTCGAGACCGCGTCCTTCACATCGCCGGAGCTGAAGGCGGAGGTGAGCCGCGTCGTCGTGTCGATGTTGCCGCCTACGTCCACGCGGCACACGACCCGGGGGACGAACGTCGGGTTGCTCGAGGCGACCGAGGGCGAGCCAGGGTTGGCGCCGTAGCCGGCGAGGGTGAGATAGGAGTCGTCGGCCGATCGGGACAGACCGCCTTCGGCCGTCGCGGTTCCCGCCAGCGTGCACTGCTGGTTCGAGCCGCTGATGGCAGTCGGGAGCGCGACCGTGCTGAGGAGGGTGCCGTCGGTTTTTCTACGCTCGATCGCCACGGCCGTCGCCGAGGTGCTGAGCGCCCCTGAGCCGTCGCCGACGCGGACGAGGCTCACGGTCGGCATGCACACAGCGTTCTCGCACTCGCTGCCGTCACCGTTGGTGCATGTGATGCCGTCGGCGAGCGGGATGTGCCCCGGCACGCCGTTCGAGCAGGTGTCACTCGTGCAGTCGTTGCCGTCGTTGGGGACGTCGAGGTCGTCGGCGGCCTGGAAGCTGCCGCCGTTGCCGTCGCACACCGTCTGCTGGCAGTCGCCGGCCGTCTGGTCCGGAGAGTCGGTGCCGTACTGCACCGGGACGGTCGTGCAGCTGTGCGCGCTGCACGAAGCGTTGAGGCACCCGTTGCCGGTCGGCGGGCAGTCCGCGTCGAACGAGCAGGCGCCTTCATCCACGAGATAGAAAAGGATCGAGCCGCTGGCCGCGCCGTCGGTGTAGGTGGTCCCGCCCGAAAGGGCCAGGAAGTTCCCTGAGGACGCGACCCCCGACGGCAGCGCCGAGCGATACACGCCGTAGTCCGCCGTGCCCGCGGTCCAGTCCAGCTCGACGGTCGTTGGACCGATCCGCTTGGCGGTCAGGGTGACGTCGGCATGGGCCAGCGATCCGACGAGGAGCGCGCCGAGGAGAGC
It contains:
- a CDS encoding YdeI/OmpD-associated family protein, whose protein sequence is MTAAPPKYFATPQAFRKWLARNAANAPELLVGFHKVKSGKPSMTWSESVDEALCFGWIDGVRKSLGKDAYTIRFSKRRPGSIWSAINIAKAKALDKEGRMAEAGLAAFAKRTARKSVVYSYEQKGMAVLTVAERRLFKSNAAAWTHFEGTPPGYRKVIMHWITTAKREETREKRLARLIDASERGKRLF